The Erigeron canadensis isolate Cc75 chromosome 1, C_canadensis_v1, whole genome shotgun sequence genome segment ttcgtgacaaaagttaaaaaaacaaaagtttaaaaagtaattaaaacaaaagtttCGTGTCAGAAgtgaaataaatgaaagttaCGTAACGGAAACCAAAAAGACGGAAAAGTTACTATTCTTAAGCCTTCTACgattgttatatataacaattatataaGATACGAGTactagttttaatttttgtctGATAAATGGTAGTTTTAATATATCATTACAAAGATAATTTAACAAAttacaataatataaaataataataatggaggAAACTAATTTTAcaacaataagtcaataacaGTACCTAATTTTTATCAAAACATGGTACAAAAGAGATAAGATATAGACATTATTGTTCTAACCAAAACTAAAGAAACCTTGGATGTGTTGCACCCAATTCTTGCCAAAACAGAATACACATCATGTGAGAggaaacttatatatattagataatactacataaaaattataccgccatgttaaaaagtttagttttttgaacatacgaaattaccattttacccttaataaactaatatatcCAATCATTACATTATCTTCTGGGAAGTATAGATGACTTTTGGGAAGAAGCAAAAGGAGCCGATTAGTCTTTTTCAACACTACAACCTCTAAAATATGttacttttgagaatttttatcATTGCCACATGGCAAAGTTAAGACTGGCTAATATTTTGGCAAAAATCGACAAATATTAAACCAATTAAGTTAGATAAGTGGTTAAAGTCTTTGTCTTTAGAAACAGAGGTATGGGTTTAATTCTAATGTTTAACAAGGCTATAGGTCTTATTCTACCTTTAATAAAACTGACATCGTGGTTACTTTTTATtagaatgaaatgaaattacTTTAATAGGAGATTAGAAGTTAAAAAGAGTTATTGGAAATAACATCTTTTAAACCAGATAAACAATTTTTACAATACTATAGGGGCAGTCTTGCAAAAAGCCCAAACAAAAAGGCAGCAGGAGGCACTTAACTTCATTCTCTCCCTCACATTTTAATGGAGTTATCACTCTCACCTTCTTCCCTGAGACTTCATCTTGctacatcatcatcttcttcttcttcttcacattaCAACACATATTCACCAACCATTGTTAATACTACCAAAACTTACAACCAATTCAATAAAATATTCTTAAGAACCAGCTTATTCTACACTACCACCAAAACAAGCTCATCAAGGCTCCTTTCCAACAAACGTCCCAATCAATTTTGCATCAAGGTATGCATAGTTAATCAATATATGTACATAATTTAATGCTAATTCACTTGATCATTTCTTTTCACTTGTATGTTTTGCCAATTTTGTTATTTGATTTGGGATTCTTGCAAGCATTTTATTTAACTGAGAAATGTGATATATAGTCttgaatttagggttttaggtgTATAAAAGGGATAAAGTTGCAACCTTTACTGTTCTCAAAAGATTTATCTTATATGGGTATGTGTTAATTTTTATCTTCATAGGAAATTTAATGATATCGGGTTTCATATATGCGTATACGCATTTGCTGTTATTGAACGTTATTTTAGATATACACCTAGTGCTTTAATGTAGTTATGATGTAAACCCACCATCGTGTAAACAGTTTTAGACTTTGTGTTTGTGACAATAAACTTCTCAAAATACTATTTTGGCTGAACAGGCTTGTAGTCAAGTTGGTGCTGCAGGGTCTGAACCAGCGGTGAATAAGTTTGAAGCATTTAGAGATGCATTTTGGAGATTTCTTAGGCCGCACACAATTCGTGGAACAGCCTTAGGATCTGTGTGAGTAATTATTAAGCAATTACTTACGGTTCACTTATGATTTGTAGACCAATGTATTGTCACAACATTTGTTGGGTTATGAATCGACGAAATTTATTCAAAGCATCCCCTCCACATAAAGCAGGCAAACCTCTCTTTATGAAGGAGGACGTGACTACACAGGGAAATTTTGCAGCCTATGGGACTTCTGTAGCATAAGATTTCCAAACGGATAAATGTTTTCgttgttttttttataggtcATTAGTAACCAGAGCGCTGCTTGAAAATCCAAATCTAATTCGGTGGTCACTGTTGTTCAAGGCATTTTCTGGTCTTGCTGCTTTGATTTGTGGGAATGGTTATATAGTCGGAATCAATCAGATATATGATATCGGAATTGATAAGTAAGCATCAAATCTTTGATACTGTGTATTCATCAAAAGATTACAGTGTTTTTTTAAATAGTGTGATATTAAGTACTCAGAATCAAATCATTAGTTGTAATAAAAGGTGCTGTGGAAAATACTGCCTGGGTATGTTACTGCTGTATGAATTCATAAATTTGTAACAATGTGATGTTTTTGGAGTTTGACATATTCTGATCGTTTAGGGAACTAATAAACAGACAGTTTTGAGATAATAAGTAAGAGACATTTTGTGAAGAATCAGTAAATTGGTGATTTTGTTTGATATCCAGTTTTGGTGCATATGGTATGCAACTGAAAATTTGACCCGTAACTCCTAAGCAGAATTTGTTTGTCCACACATCTACAACTTATCACAAGTTGCAATTATTAGATAATCAGTTTTAATAATCAAACCCAGTAATCCTCAATACAGCTTTGagtcttatttttatttgactttcattttaattttccaGGGTGAATAAACCCTATCTACCTATTGCTGCTGGAGATCTTTCTGTCAAGTCAGCATGGTTTTTAGTGTTAGCATTTGCAGTACTAGGCGTTATTATTGTTGGGATCAACTTTGGCCCGTTCATCACTTCCCTTTATTGTCTTGGTCTTTTCTTGGGCACCATCTATTCTGTTCCACCACTTCGAATGAAGAGATTTCCCGTTGTTGCATTTCTTATCATTGCTACAGTATGTTTTGTTTCTCCTCAATA includes the following:
- the LOC122607555 gene encoding homogentisate solanesyltransferase, chloroplastic — its product is MELSLSPSSLRLHLATSSSSSSSSHYNTYSPTIVNTTKTYNQFNKIFLRTSLFYTTTKTSSSRLLSNKRPNQFCIKACSQVGAAGSEPAVNKFEAFRDAFWRFLRPHTIRGTALGSVSLVTRALLENPNLIRWSLLFKAFSGLAALICGNGYIVGINQIYDIGIDKVNKPYLPIAAGDLSVKSAWFLVLAFAVLGVIIVGINFGPFITSLYCLGLFLGTIYSVPPLRMKRFPVVAFLIIATVRGFLLNFGVYYAVRAALGLTFQWSSPVAFITSFVTLFALVIAITKDLPDVEGDRKFQISTFATKLGVRNIALLGSGLLLINYIGSVVAALYMPQAFRSSLMIPIHSILASCLIYQAWVLERANYTQEAIAAYYRFVWNLFYSEYIIFPFI